Proteins encoded together in one Phyllostomus discolor isolate MPI-MPIP mPhyDis1 chromosome 6, mPhyDis1.pri.v3, whole genome shotgun sequence window:
- the AGBL5 gene encoding cytosolic carboxypeptidase-like protein 5 isoform X1 yields MELRCGGLLFSSRFDSGNLAHVEKVESVSSDGEGGAGGALAPSGSTASSPDYEFNVWTRPDCAETEFENGNRSWFYFSVRGGSPGKLIKINIMNMNKQSKLYSQGMAPFVRTLPTRPRWERIRDRPTFEMTETQFVLSFVHRFVEGRGATTFFAFCYPFSYSDCQDLLNQLDQRFLESHPTHSSPLDTIYYHREILCYSLDGLRVDLLTISSCHGLRQDREPRLEQLFPDISTPRPFCFTGKRVFFLSSRVHPGETPSSFVFNGFLDFILRPDDPRAQTLRRLFVFKLIPMLNPDGVVRGHYRTDSRGVNLNRQYLKPDAALHPAIYGAKAVLLYHHVHSRLNPQSPSAQEHSPPLPPAAPLSDLEKANNLQNEAHLGQSSDGDHPEAWTQTEPAEEKDHGVWIMPHRSTGAEQPAPDTIPPTESGVAYYVDLHGHASKRGCFMYGNSFSDESTQVENMLYPKLISLNSAHFDFQGCNFSEKNMYARDRRDGQSKEGSGRVAIYKASGIVHSYTLECNYNTGRSVNSIPPACHDNGRASPPPPPAFPSRYTMELFEQVGRAMAIAALDMAECNPWPRIVLSEHSSLTNLRAWMLKHVRGIRGPSSTVNVGVKKRGSRTPPKTNNGLPVSCSENTLSRGRSFSTGTSAGGSSSSQQNSPQMKNSPSFPFHGSRSAGLPGLGSSTQKVSHRVLGPVREPRNQDRRRRQQPQAHRQTSSSLAPSPAPPSSGPASSRNMGSCLLPNSLSISGNSCSFLSSGDKPETVMVIGKSLLGTGPRIPCIRTRMQARPRLGRGSPPTRRGMRGSSGPTSPTPRTRESSKPEPGPQSAPGLPQAGPPRPHSAPAFSPTSCSPSDSQPRTCYSGGPLRHPEVCFAPKSPPLTVSPRI; encoded by the exons ATGGAGCTGCGCTGTGGGGGGCTGCTCTTCAGTTCTCGGTTTGATTCTGGGAACCTAGCCCACGTGGAGAAGGTGGAATCTGTGTCCAGtgatggggaaggaggagcaggcGGGGCGTTAGCCCCCTCCGGCAGCACTGCCTCTTCCCCCGACTATGAGTTCAACGTGTGGACCCGACCAGACTGTGCTGAAACAGAATTTGAGAACGGGAACAG GTCATGGTTTTACTTCAGTGTCCGGGGAGGATCTCCAGGGAAACTCATCAAGATCAATATTATGAACATGAACAAGCAAAGCAAGCTGTATTCCCAGGGCATGGCCCCCTTTGTGCGTACACTGCCCACCCGGCCACGCTGGGAGCGCATTCGAGACCGGCCCACCTTTGAG ATGACAGAGACGCAGTTTGTGCTCTCCTTCGTTCACCGTTTCGTGGAGGGCCGCGGGGCCACCACCTTCTTCGCCTTCTGCTACCCCTTCTCGTACAGTGACTGCCAGGATTTGCTGAACCAGCTAGACCAGCGCTTTCTGGAGAGCCACCCTACCCACAGCAG CCCCCTGGATACCATCTATTACCACCGGGAGATCCTCTGCTATTCCCTGGATGGACTTCGTGTAGATCTGCTAACGATCAGTTCCTGCCACGGGCTTCGCCAAGATCGAGAGCCCCGCCTAGAGCAGCTGTTCCCTGACATCAGCACCCCCCGGCCATTCTGCTTCACGGGCAAGAGG GTATTCTTCCTGAGCAGCAGGGTGCACCCTGGGGAGACGCCATCTAGCTTTGTCTTCAATGGCTTTCTGGACTTCATCCTTCGGCCTGATGATCCCCGGGCCCAAACCCTACGTcgcctctttgtctttaagctgATTCCCATGTTGAACCCTGATGGTGTCGTCCGGGGCCACTACCG CACAGACTCGCGTGGAGTGAATCTGAACCGCCAGTACCTGAAGCCCGATGCGGCCCTGCACCCGGCCATCTACGGGGCGAAAGCGGTGCTTCTCTACCACCACGTGCACTCCCGCCTGAACCCCCAGAGCCCCTCTGCGCAAGAGCACAGTCCTCCTCTCCCCCCGGCAGCTCCCCTTTCTGACCTCGAGAAAGCCAACAATCTCCAAAACGAGGCTCACCTTGGGCAGTCATCCGATGGGGATCATCCTGAAGCCTGGACGCAGACTGAGCCAGCAGAAGAGAAGGACCACGGCGTGTGGATCATGCCGCACCGGTCCACCGGGGCTGAGCAGCCAGCCCCCGACACCATCCCCCCCACAGAGAGTGGGGTCGCTTACTATGTGGACCTGCACGGACATGCTTCCAAGAGGGGCTGCTTCATGTATGGAAACAGCTTTAGTGATGAGAGCACCCAG GTGGAAAATATGCTATATCCAAAGCTCATCTCCTTGAACTCGGCCCACTTCGACTTCCAGGGCTGCAATTTCTCAGAGAAGAACATGTATGCCCGAGACCGCAGAGACGGCCAGTCTAAGGAGGGGAGTGGCCGGGTTGCGATCTACAAAGCCTCAGGGATAGTCCACAG CTACACACTCGAATGCAACTACAACACTGGACGCTCAGTAAACAGCATCCCTCCCGCCTGCCATGACAATGGTCgtgccagccccccgcccccaccggcctTCCCCTCCAGATACACGATGGAGTTGTTTGAGCAG GTGGGACGAGCGATGGCCATTGCGGCTTTGGACATGGCGGAGTGCAACCCGTGGCCCCGCATTGTGCTGTCGGAGCACAGCAGCCTCACGAACCTCCGGGCCTGGATGCTGAAACATGTGCGTGGCATTCGAGGCCCGAGCAGCACTGTGAACGTGGGTGTCAAGAAGAGAGGCTCTCGAACTCCGCCCAAAACCAACAA CGGGTTGCCTGTTTCCTGCTCTGAAAACACCCTGAGCCGCGGGCGAAGCTTTAGCACTGGCACGAGTGCTGgcgggagcagcagcagccagcaaaACTCTCCACAGATGAAGAACTCCCCCAGCTTTCCTTTTCATGGCAGTCGGTCTGCGGggctgccaggcctgggctctAGCACCCAAAAGGTCAGCCACCGGGTGCTGGGCCCCGTGAGAG AGCCCCGAAACCAGGACAGGAGGCGGCGACAGCAGCCACAAGCACATCGCCAGACTTCAAGCAGCCTGGCCCCATCCCCAGCTCCACCCAGTTCTGGCCCAGCCTCCTCACGCAACATGGGCTCCTGCCTACTGCCCAACTCACTCAGCATATCAG GGAACAGCTGCTCATTCCTGTCCTCAGGGGACAAGCCAGAGACTGTCATGGTGATTGGGAAAAGTCTACTAGGAACTGGACCTCGGATCCCCTGTATCAGGACCCGGATGCAG GCTAGGCCCAGGCTGGGCCGGGGCTCACCGCCGACTCGCAGAGGGATGAGAGGCTCTTCGGGCCCCACATCCCCTACCCCCCGGACCAGGGAGAGCAGTAAGCCAGAGCCAGGACCCCAGTCGGCACCAGG
- the AGBL5 gene encoding cytosolic carboxypeptidase-like protein 5 isoform X2, translated as MELRCGGLLFSSRFDSGNLAHVEKVESVSSDGEGGAGGALAPSGSTASSPDYEFNVWTRPDCAETEFENGNRSWFYFSVRGGSPGKLIKINIMNMNKQSKLYSQGMAPFVRTLPTRPRWERIRDRPTFEMTETQFVLSFVHRFVEGRGATTFFAFCYPFSYSDCQDLLNQLDQRFLESHPTHSSPLDTIYYHREILCYSLDGLRVDLLTISSCHGLRQDREPRLEQLFPDISTPRPFCFTGKRVFFLSSRVHPGETPSSFVFNGFLDFILRPDDPRAQTLRRLFVFKLIPMLNPDGVVRGHYRTDSRGVNLNRQYLKPDAALHPAIYGAKAVLLYHHVHSRLNPQSPSAQEHSPPLPPAAPLSDLEKANNLQNEAHLGQSSDGDHPEAWTQTEPAEEKDHGVWIMPHRSTGAEQPAPDTIPPTESGVAYYVDLHGHASKRGCFMYGNSFSDESTQVENMLYPKLISLNSAHFDFQGCNFSEKNMYARDRRDGQSKEGSGRVAIYKASGIVHSYTLECNYNTGRSVNSIPPACHDNGRASPPPPPAFPSRYTMELFEQVGRAMAIAALDMAECNPWPRIVLSEHSSLTNLRAWMLKHVRGIRGPSSTVNVGVKKRGSRTPPKTNNGLPVSCSENTLSRGRSFSTGTSAGGSSSSQQNSPQMKNSPSFPFHGSRSAGLPGLGSSTQKVSHRVLGPVREPRNQDRRRRQQPQAHRQTSSSLAPSPAPPSSGPASSRNMGSCLLPNSLSISGNSCSFLSSGDKPETVMVIGKSLLGTGPRIPCIRTRMQTCPRRVTARRGPGFPRLGPGWAGAHRRLAEG; from the exons ATGGAGCTGCGCTGTGGGGGGCTGCTCTTCAGTTCTCGGTTTGATTCTGGGAACCTAGCCCACGTGGAGAAGGTGGAATCTGTGTCCAGtgatggggaaggaggagcaggcGGGGCGTTAGCCCCCTCCGGCAGCACTGCCTCTTCCCCCGACTATGAGTTCAACGTGTGGACCCGACCAGACTGTGCTGAAACAGAATTTGAGAACGGGAACAG GTCATGGTTTTACTTCAGTGTCCGGGGAGGATCTCCAGGGAAACTCATCAAGATCAATATTATGAACATGAACAAGCAAAGCAAGCTGTATTCCCAGGGCATGGCCCCCTTTGTGCGTACACTGCCCACCCGGCCACGCTGGGAGCGCATTCGAGACCGGCCCACCTTTGAG ATGACAGAGACGCAGTTTGTGCTCTCCTTCGTTCACCGTTTCGTGGAGGGCCGCGGGGCCACCACCTTCTTCGCCTTCTGCTACCCCTTCTCGTACAGTGACTGCCAGGATTTGCTGAACCAGCTAGACCAGCGCTTTCTGGAGAGCCACCCTACCCACAGCAG CCCCCTGGATACCATCTATTACCACCGGGAGATCCTCTGCTATTCCCTGGATGGACTTCGTGTAGATCTGCTAACGATCAGTTCCTGCCACGGGCTTCGCCAAGATCGAGAGCCCCGCCTAGAGCAGCTGTTCCCTGACATCAGCACCCCCCGGCCATTCTGCTTCACGGGCAAGAGG GTATTCTTCCTGAGCAGCAGGGTGCACCCTGGGGAGACGCCATCTAGCTTTGTCTTCAATGGCTTTCTGGACTTCATCCTTCGGCCTGATGATCCCCGGGCCCAAACCCTACGTcgcctctttgtctttaagctgATTCCCATGTTGAACCCTGATGGTGTCGTCCGGGGCCACTACCG CACAGACTCGCGTGGAGTGAATCTGAACCGCCAGTACCTGAAGCCCGATGCGGCCCTGCACCCGGCCATCTACGGGGCGAAAGCGGTGCTTCTCTACCACCACGTGCACTCCCGCCTGAACCCCCAGAGCCCCTCTGCGCAAGAGCACAGTCCTCCTCTCCCCCCGGCAGCTCCCCTTTCTGACCTCGAGAAAGCCAACAATCTCCAAAACGAGGCTCACCTTGGGCAGTCATCCGATGGGGATCATCCTGAAGCCTGGACGCAGACTGAGCCAGCAGAAGAGAAGGACCACGGCGTGTGGATCATGCCGCACCGGTCCACCGGGGCTGAGCAGCCAGCCCCCGACACCATCCCCCCCACAGAGAGTGGGGTCGCTTACTATGTGGACCTGCACGGACATGCTTCCAAGAGGGGCTGCTTCATGTATGGAAACAGCTTTAGTGATGAGAGCACCCAG GTGGAAAATATGCTATATCCAAAGCTCATCTCCTTGAACTCGGCCCACTTCGACTTCCAGGGCTGCAATTTCTCAGAGAAGAACATGTATGCCCGAGACCGCAGAGACGGCCAGTCTAAGGAGGGGAGTGGCCGGGTTGCGATCTACAAAGCCTCAGGGATAGTCCACAG CTACACACTCGAATGCAACTACAACACTGGACGCTCAGTAAACAGCATCCCTCCCGCCTGCCATGACAATGGTCgtgccagccccccgcccccaccggcctTCCCCTCCAGATACACGATGGAGTTGTTTGAGCAG GTGGGACGAGCGATGGCCATTGCGGCTTTGGACATGGCGGAGTGCAACCCGTGGCCCCGCATTGTGCTGTCGGAGCACAGCAGCCTCACGAACCTCCGGGCCTGGATGCTGAAACATGTGCGTGGCATTCGAGGCCCGAGCAGCACTGTGAACGTGGGTGTCAAGAAGAGAGGCTCTCGAACTCCGCCCAAAACCAACAA CGGGTTGCCTGTTTCCTGCTCTGAAAACACCCTGAGCCGCGGGCGAAGCTTTAGCACTGGCACGAGTGCTGgcgggagcagcagcagccagcaaaACTCTCCACAGATGAAGAACTCCCCCAGCTTTCCTTTTCATGGCAGTCGGTCTGCGGggctgccaggcctgggctctAGCACCCAAAAGGTCAGCCACCGGGTGCTGGGCCCCGTGAGAG AGCCCCGAAACCAGGACAGGAGGCGGCGACAGCAGCCACAAGCACATCGCCAGACTTCAAGCAGCCTGGCCCCATCCCCAGCTCCACCCAGTTCTGGCCCAGCCTCCTCACGCAACATGGGCTCCTGCCTACTGCCCAACTCACTCAGCATATCAG GGAACAGCTGCTCATTCCTGTCCTCAGGGGACAAGCCAGAGACTGTCATGGTGATTGGGAAAAGTCTACTAGGAACTGGACCTCGGATCCCCTGTATCAGGACCCGGATGCAG ACCTGCCCGAGGAGAGTTACCGCCAGGAGGGGTCCCGGATTCCCCAG GCTAGGCCCAGGCTGGGCCGGGGCTCACCGCCGACTCGCAGAGGGATGA
- the AGBL5 gene encoding cytosolic carboxypeptidase-like protein 5 isoform X3 — protein sequence MELRCGGLLFSSRFDSGNLAHVEKVESVSSDGEGGAGGALAPSGSTASSPDYEFNVWTRPDCAETEFENGNRSWFYFSVRGGSPGKLIKINIMNMNKQSKLYSQGMAPFVRTLPTRPRWERIRDRPTFEMTETQFVLSFVHRFVEGRGATTFFAFCYPFSYSDCQDLLNQLDQRFLESHPTHSSPLDTIYYHREILCYSLDGLRVDLLTISSCHGLRQDREPRLEQLFPDISTPRPFCFTGKRVFFLSSRVHPGETPSSFVFNGFLDFILRPDDPRAQTLRRLFVFKLIPMLNPDGVVRGHYRTDSRGVNLNRQYLKPDAALHPAIYGAKAVLLYHHVHSRLNPQSPSAQEHSPPLPPAAPLSDLEKANNLQNEAHLGQSSDGDHPEAWTQTEPAEEKDHGVWIMPHRSTGAEQPAPDTIPPTESGVAYYVDLHGHASKRGCFMYGNSFSDESTQVENMLYPKLISLNSAHFDFQGCNFSEKNMYARDRRDGQSKEGSGRVAIYKASGIVHSYTLECNYNTGRSVNSIPPACHDNGRASPPPPPAFPSRYTMELFEQVGRAMAIAALDMAECNPWPRIVLSEHSSLTNLRAWMLKHVRGIRGPSSTVNVGVKKRGSRTPPKTNNGLPVSCSENTLSRGRSFSTGTSAGGSSSSQQNSPQMKNSPSFPFHGSRSAGLPGLGSSTQKVSHRVLGPVRGKLVWEPLRQVFSCLGHCWGQ from the exons ATGGAGCTGCGCTGTGGGGGGCTGCTCTTCAGTTCTCGGTTTGATTCTGGGAACCTAGCCCACGTGGAGAAGGTGGAATCTGTGTCCAGtgatggggaaggaggagcaggcGGGGCGTTAGCCCCCTCCGGCAGCACTGCCTCTTCCCCCGACTATGAGTTCAACGTGTGGACCCGACCAGACTGTGCTGAAACAGAATTTGAGAACGGGAACAG GTCATGGTTTTACTTCAGTGTCCGGGGAGGATCTCCAGGGAAACTCATCAAGATCAATATTATGAACATGAACAAGCAAAGCAAGCTGTATTCCCAGGGCATGGCCCCCTTTGTGCGTACACTGCCCACCCGGCCACGCTGGGAGCGCATTCGAGACCGGCCCACCTTTGAG ATGACAGAGACGCAGTTTGTGCTCTCCTTCGTTCACCGTTTCGTGGAGGGCCGCGGGGCCACCACCTTCTTCGCCTTCTGCTACCCCTTCTCGTACAGTGACTGCCAGGATTTGCTGAACCAGCTAGACCAGCGCTTTCTGGAGAGCCACCCTACCCACAGCAG CCCCCTGGATACCATCTATTACCACCGGGAGATCCTCTGCTATTCCCTGGATGGACTTCGTGTAGATCTGCTAACGATCAGTTCCTGCCACGGGCTTCGCCAAGATCGAGAGCCCCGCCTAGAGCAGCTGTTCCCTGACATCAGCACCCCCCGGCCATTCTGCTTCACGGGCAAGAGG GTATTCTTCCTGAGCAGCAGGGTGCACCCTGGGGAGACGCCATCTAGCTTTGTCTTCAATGGCTTTCTGGACTTCATCCTTCGGCCTGATGATCCCCGGGCCCAAACCCTACGTcgcctctttgtctttaagctgATTCCCATGTTGAACCCTGATGGTGTCGTCCGGGGCCACTACCG CACAGACTCGCGTGGAGTGAATCTGAACCGCCAGTACCTGAAGCCCGATGCGGCCCTGCACCCGGCCATCTACGGGGCGAAAGCGGTGCTTCTCTACCACCACGTGCACTCCCGCCTGAACCCCCAGAGCCCCTCTGCGCAAGAGCACAGTCCTCCTCTCCCCCCGGCAGCTCCCCTTTCTGACCTCGAGAAAGCCAACAATCTCCAAAACGAGGCTCACCTTGGGCAGTCATCCGATGGGGATCATCCTGAAGCCTGGACGCAGACTGAGCCAGCAGAAGAGAAGGACCACGGCGTGTGGATCATGCCGCACCGGTCCACCGGGGCTGAGCAGCCAGCCCCCGACACCATCCCCCCCACAGAGAGTGGGGTCGCTTACTATGTGGACCTGCACGGACATGCTTCCAAGAGGGGCTGCTTCATGTATGGAAACAGCTTTAGTGATGAGAGCACCCAG GTGGAAAATATGCTATATCCAAAGCTCATCTCCTTGAACTCGGCCCACTTCGACTTCCAGGGCTGCAATTTCTCAGAGAAGAACATGTATGCCCGAGACCGCAGAGACGGCCAGTCTAAGGAGGGGAGTGGCCGGGTTGCGATCTACAAAGCCTCAGGGATAGTCCACAG CTACACACTCGAATGCAACTACAACACTGGACGCTCAGTAAACAGCATCCCTCCCGCCTGCCATGACAATGGTCgtgccagccccccgcccccaccggcctTCCCCTCCAGATACACGATGGAGTTGTTTGAGCAG GTGGGACGAGCGATGGCCATTGCGGCTTTGGACATGGCGGAGTGCAACCCGTGGCCCCGCATTGTGCTGTCGGAGCACAGCAGCCTCACGAACCTCCGGGCCTGGATGCTGAAACATGTGCGTGGCATTCGAGGCCCGAGCAGCACTGTGAACGTGGGTGTCAAGAAGAGAGGCTCTCGAACTCCGCCCAAAACCAACAA CGGGTTGCCTGTTTCCTGCTCTGAAAACACCCTGAGCCGCGGGCGAAGCTTTAGCACTGGCACGAGTGCTGgcgggagcagcagcagccagcaaaACTCTCCACAGATGAAGAACTCCCCCAGCTTTCCTTTTCATGGCAGTCGGTCTGCGGggctgccaggcctgggctctAGCACCCAAAAGGTCAGCCACCGGGTGCTGGGCCCCGTGAGAGGTAAGCTAGTCTGGGAGCCCCTGCGACAGGTGTTCAGTTGTTTGGGGCATTGTTGGGGGCAGTGA